A DNA window from Malus domestica chromosome 12, GDT2T_hap1 contains the following coding sequences:
- the LOC103450930 gene encoding uncharacterized protein: MARNEEKAQSMLNRFITLKAEEKKKPKERRPYLASECRDLAEASRWRQQIMGEIGRKVAEIQNEALGEHRTRDLNDEINKLIREKVHWERRIVELGGPNYAKNAPKMTDLDGNIVDVPNPSGRGPGYRYFGAAKKLPGVRELFEKPPELRKRRTRYDIYKRIDASYYGYRDDEDGILEKLEVEAEEKMRAEAVAEWKRMEEIRREARRAVKSGEVVSAAKVKEVLFEEEEEVVEEERQRERELKERSEQEREFVVHVPLPDDKEIEKMVLEKKKRELLSKYTSDELMEEQTEAKDMLNIKR, encoded by the coding sequence ATGGCTCGTAACGAAGAGAAAGCGCAGTCGATGCTCAATCGATTCATTACCCTCAAAgccgaagagaagaagaagccaaAAGAGCGACGCCCATACCTCGCCTCCGAGTGCCGCGATCTCGCCGAGGCCTCCAGATGGCGGCAACAAATCATGGGGGAGATCGGCCGGAAAGTTGCCGAGATCCAGAACGAAGCCCTCGGGGAGCACCGGACCCGCGACCTCAACGACGAGATCAACAAGCTAATTCGAGAGAAGGTCCATTGGGAGCGGCGGATTGTGGAGCTCGGAGGCCCAAATTACGCCAAAAACGCCCCTAAGATGACCGACCTCGACGGCAATATTGTCGATGTTCCAAACCCCAGCGGCCGCGGCCCCGGGTATCGGTACTTTGGAGCGGCGAAGAAGCTGCCCGGAGTCAGGGAGCTTTTCGAGAAGCCTCCGGAGCTGAGAAAGCGGAGGACGAGGTATGATATATACAAGAGGATTGATGCTAGTTATTATGGGTATAGGGACGATGAGGATGGGATTTTGGAGAAGCTTGAGGTAGAGGCGGAGGAGAAGATGAGGGCGGAGGCGGTGGCGGAGTGGAAGAGGATGGAGGAGATAAGGCGTGAGGCGAGGAGGGCGGTGAAGAGCGGGGAGGTGGTGTCGGCTGCAAAGGTGAAGGAGGTTTTGtttgaggaggaagaggaggtggTGGAGGAGGAGAGGCAGAGGGAGAGGGAATTGAAAGAGAGGAGTGAGCAGGAGAGGGAGTTTGTGGTGCACGTGCCGCTGCCGGATGATAAGGAGATTGAGAAGATGGtgctggagaagaagaagagggagctGCTGAGTAAGTACACCAGTGATGAATTGATGGAGGAGCAGACCGAGGCTAAAGATATGCTTAACATTAAGCGCTAG